Sequence from the Chitinivibrionales bacterium genome:
TGTGGGTCCAGAATATTGGACGATTTTTTCAGTTTGTAGCAAAATATGACGCCTATGATCCTAATATTGCACTAACAGGCGATGAAGTCGCTTCGGTTGGCGACCTCGCTTTCAGCACCATTGGAGGCGGATTGCTCTATTACTGGGGTGCCAATCTGAAATTCACGGCCTATTATGACTATATCATGAATGAAACTTCAAAAAGTGTTTTTCCCAAAGATTTGAAAGACAATGTTTTTACATTCAGAATCCAATACAAATTTTAGCTCTGCATATCTCATAAATATATAAATGCACAAATTATTATGGCTACTTTTCAGTGAAGGAGAATTGATTATGAGAAAGCATCGATGGCTTTTCGCGACCACCACCATAACGATTACAGCTTTTGCGCTTTTTGTTTATGCCCGTTCATCCCCGATAACCATAAAGGGATCGGATACAATGGTTATATTGGCTCAACGGTGGGCAGAAGCCTATATGGCTGAAAATCCTGAAGCGGCTATCCAGGTAACAGGAGGTGGATCGGGAACCGGCATCTCCGCATTGATCAATGGTACAACAGATATTTGTAACGCTTCCCGGCCGATGAAACGAAAAGAACGAATCAAATTGAAACAACGATATAACACTCTCGGTGTCGAAATCAAATCTGCTAAAGACGGAGTGGCAATATATGTTAATAAAAACAATCCGGTCAAAGAGATTACCCTGGAACAGCTCAAAGATATCTACACCGGCAAAATTACCAACTGGAAAGAACTGGGCGGCAACGATGCACGCATAATTGTTTATGGAAGGGATAACAGTTCAGGAACCTATGTCTACCTCCGGGATAACGTTCTTAAAGGAAAAGATTATACACCGCTCATGCAGAGCCTTCCGGGTACTGCTGCGGTAGTAAATGCGGTTGTTAAGGATGTCAACGGTATCGGTTATGGCGGAGCAGCATTCGGCAAAGGGATAAAATTTCTTAAAATACAAAAAGATGAAAACAGCGAAGGCTTTGCTCCCAACCTGAAGTGTGTTACAAGCGGCAACTATCCTATTACCCGTTATCTTTATATGTACATTCGCAGTAAACCGACTGGTGAGATGAAAAAATTTATCGATTGGGTACTCAGCGATGAAGGTCAGGCAATTGTATCCAAAGTCGGCTACTTTCCTCTTCGATAGCAGCGTGCGGTGCCGATGAAAAAAAACAAACACAAATATCAAGGCCGGATAACACTTGAGTGTTTAACGACCCACAAAGTCCATCCGGTCGAATTTATTATCGAAAAGGCCATTACTTTTATATCCTTTTTATCGCTGGCCTTTATTATCCTCATTTTTATATTTGTTTTCCGTGAAGCAGGAGGATTGTTTTTTCACTCTGCAGAGGAGTTAAACGTTACGGAACTCGACCTTGAAATGGAAACCTATGGAGAGGAATACGTCAATGATAATATCGATAAGGATTTGTCATCTGTCGTTGAAGCGGAATCCGAAGATCATTCCGTTTCCTTTTTGGATGTTTTCGGTTTAACGTGGCAGCCGGTTTCATTGAATCCTCGCTTTGGTATAATTCCACTCTTTGTGGGCAGTCTAAAAATTGCACTTATCGCAATAGCACTTGGTGCCCCGCTGGCTATCTTTGGCGCATTATACACATCCATTTTTGCTCCCCCCTGGGTCCGGGAAACCATAAAGCCGGGAATCGAAATCCTTGCCGGATTTCCTTCAGTAGTAATCGGCTTTTTCGCACTCGTTATTCTGGCATCCGCAGTACAGAAAACCTTTGGTTTTCAGTTCCGTCTCAATAGTGTCGTAGGAGGAATAGCGCTTTCTCTTGCCGTGATTCCGATAATTTATACGATCTCGGAGGATGCGCTCAATGCAGTTCCCCGTTCCTTGACTCAAGCTTCTCTGGCTCTCGGTGCCCGAAAATGGCAAACAGCATTGTTTGTAGTGATGCCGGCCGCTATACCGGGAATATTTGCATCTATTCTCCTTGGAATAGGAAGAGCTGTTGGGGAAACCATGATAGCGCTGATGGCAACCGGAAATGCAGCTATCCTCTCGCTTAATCCGGCACTTCCGGTCAGGACTATGGCGGCAACAATCGGTGCAGAGATGGCCGAAGTTGTTTTCGGGGATACACATTATTCGGTGCTTTTCTTTTTAGGAGTCCTTCTTTTTATCTTTTCCTTTATCTTGAATTCCACCACAGAATTTTTTATTCGCCAACGGCTAATGAAACGTTTTGGAGCATTATGACATCTTATTTTCGTAAGCATTTTTTCAGATTTGCCGTTCCTGCAGCTGCCAGCTTCTGTGCCTTTGCCATCGTGGCAGTTGTTGTTATGATTACTGCTAACATCATCATTTTAGGAGCACCTCATATTTCATGGGAATTTATTACACAACCGCCGAGGGCAGGCATGACCCAGGGAGGTATTTTTCCTGCAATAATAGGAACTTTCCTTCTTGTTATTATCATGTCAATAGCGGGAGTACCAATAGGAACCGTTACCGCACTTTATCTTGCGGAATATGTTTCCAAAAAATCGATAATCGTCAAATTCATCAGGTTTGCCGTCAACACCCTCGCCGGTATTCCCTCCATTGTTTTCGGACTTTTTGGGCTTGGATTTTTCATCCGGTTTGTGGGCAAGGGAATGGATTCGCTTTTGACGCCCGGCGAGATGATTCGTTGGGGCCAGCCCAATATCATGTGGGCCAGCCTAACAATGGCTATTCTTACCCTGCCGGTTGTCATCGTATCGGTTGAAGAAGCGATTCGGGCTGTT
This genomic interval carries:
- the pstA gene encoding phosphate ABC transporter permease PstA; the encoded protein is MTSYFRKHFFRFAVPAAASFCAFAIVAVVVMITANIIILGAPHISWEFITQPPRAGMTQGGIFPAIIGTFLLVIIMSIAGVPIGTVTALYLAEYVSKKSIIVKFIRFAVNTLAGIPSIVFGLFGLGFFIRFVGKGMDSLLTPGEMIRWGQPNIMWASLTMAILTLPVVIVSVEEAIRAVPRELREASLALGATRWETIRNLVLPNSVTGILTGAILAISRGAGEVAPILFTGAAYFLPHLPHSLNDQFMHLGYHIYIMSTQSPDVDATRGIQFATTLVLLALTFSLSFIAIVLRFHLRRKIIRL
- the pstS gene encoding phosphate ABC transporter substrate-binding protein PstS family protein — translated: MRKHRWLFATTTITITAFALFVYARSSPITIKGSDTMVILAQRWAEAYMAENPEAAIQVTGGGSGTGISALINGTTDICNASRPMKRKERIKLKQRYNTLGVEIKSAKDGVAIYVNKNNPVKEITLEQLKDIYTGKITNWKELGGNDARIIVYGRDNSSGTYVYLRDNVLKGKDYTPLMQSLPGTAAVVNAVVKDVNGIGYGGAAFGKGIKFLKIQKDENSEGFAPNLKCVTSGNYPITRYLYMYIRSKPTGEMKKFIDWVLSDEGQAIVSKVGYFPLR
- the pstC gene encoding phosphate ABC transporter permease subunit PstC, whose protein sequence is MKKNKHKYQGRITLECLTTHKVHPVEFIIEKAITFISFLSLAFIILIFIFVFREAGGLFFHSAEELNVTELDLEMETYGEEYVNDNIDKDLSSVVEAESEDHSVSFLDVFGLTWQPVSLNPRFGIIPLFVGSLKIALIAIALGAPLAIFGALYTSIFAPPWVRETIKPGIEILAGFPSVVIGFFALVILASAVQKTFGFQFRLNSVVGGIALSLAVIPIIYTISEDALNAVPRSLTQASLALGARKWQTALFVVMPAAIPGIFASILLGIGRAVGETMIALMATGNAAILSLNPALPVRTMAATIGAEMAEVVFGDTHYSVLFFLGVLLFIFSFILNSTTEFFIRQRLMKRFGAL